Sequence from the Thermocaproicibacter melissae genome:
TCCACTGCTACCGACAAGACCGATTTATCGGTTGCGGATCAGGCCGATATCAAATCCGCTTTAACCGGTGTTGCCAGCAAAGGTGCTCTGATGGAAGGAAAAGATGTTGCCCTCGCCATTCGTTCCGCGACGCCCATTTCGGATGAAAGCGGGACGATTGTGGGAATGATTTCGGCAGGCTATGACCTCTCCCGCGCTGATTTTCTGAATACTCTGAAAAAAAGCTCAGCCTGCGACTATGCCATTTTCCTTGGCGACACCTGCCTGAGTACAACCATCACGCAAAACAAAAAATCATGCGTCGGTGAGAAGGCGCCGTCTGAAATCATCAACACGGTTCTGAAGAAGGACGGTACATATTCCGGCGAAATGGCTCTCTGGGGAGCAGAATTTTACGCGGAATTTGCTCCATTAAAAGATACGGACGGAAAAATTGTCGGCATGATTTTTACGGGCAAGCCCATCAGCCAAATTAACGCCGACCGCCGGCAATTCCTTATTCTCACCGTTCTCGTTACGATTGTTCTGTCTGCACTAAGCATCCTCATCTTCAACTTCTTCTCGAAAAAGAAGATTGCAACACCGATTCGGAGCATGTCCGAATTTGCTGCACAGCTTGCCGCGGGCAATCTCGAAGCGGACGAATTCGGCGTAAAGTCAAAGGATGAAATCGGACTTTTGGCAGAGTCGCTCCAGACAATGGCAAAAAATCTACGCGTCTATATTAGCGATATTACCTACCAGCTCTCAGAAATTTCAAAGGGCAACATGACCTCCGATTTCAAGCTGGAATACATCGGAGATTTTGCCCCCATTCACGACGCCATGAAGACCATTGCGGATTCCATGAACGCCACGCTCAAGCAAATCAACCTGTCTGCCGAGCTGGTCAACCGCGGTTCCTCCGAAGTTGCCGCGATTTCTCAGTCACTTTCGCAGGGCGTTTCAAAGCAGGTCACTTCCGTGCAGGAGCTTTCGGATGCAATTAGCGACGTCTCGTTGAAAACGGAAAAAACCAATTCCCTCGTGGCCCGCGTGAATGAAACTGCCGCAAAAGCCGCGGAAAGCCTCACCGGCTCCAGCAAAAAGACAGAGGAACTGCTTGCCGCAATGGACGAAATCAAGACTTCCTCGTCCCAGATTGAGCAAATTATCAGTTCAATTGACAGCATTGCGTTCCAGACCAACATCTTGGCTCTGAACGCCGCTGTGGAAGCGGCACACGCCGGAGCCGCCGGAAAAGGGTTCGCCGTCGTGGCGGATGAAGTGAGAAACCTCGCCGCAAAATCTGCGGAGGCTTCCCGCCAGACTGCCGAACTGATTCGTTCTTCGCAGGAGAAAGTCGAGACCGGCTTTGCGATTGCGGAAGAAACGGCGCGCAATGCACGCGATGTCAATGAAAGTCTGAATGCCATTATCAAAGACATTGGCGAGATTCATACGGCTGCCGAAGCACAGAGCGCAAGTGTCGCACAAATCAGCGCAACCATTCAGCAAGTCTCCGATGTGGTGCAGACAAACTCTGAAACCTCTGAAGAATGTGCAGCCGCAAGCGAAGATCTCTCGAACCAAGCTGACCTTCTTCGCGGGGAAGTCGGCAAGTTCCGTTTGCGCTGAAAAGAAATAATTTAGGAGAATGTTTCCCGTCTCCTGCTAAGATATCATGGAGGGTTCCGGATCGTAGACATACCTTTATGCATTTTCGTTTTCGCGTTTTTGTTGCTTTTATTGTTCGGAGGAAAAAGCAGCAAGACTGCCCCCTGTTCAAAACCTTCTGAAAAAACAGCTTGCTCCGGCTTTGGTAATCAGTCTGTTATTCTTGGCAGGAGAATTAATCGGAGCCCTCCGACCAGACCAATTTTTTCCTTATCTTCTCAGTACAGTATGGATATTCTGCAGTTCTGCGCTTGGTTTAACCTTCGCAAAAAAGTCGGGATTAGAACCTCTAGCATATTTCGCCTTTGCTTTCAGTCCCTGTTCCGGTGGATTTTCAAGCGCGGATGGTTGGCAGTCATTATATCCGCTCTCTTCTTTGCACTGTATCACCTGACACCGATGAACAGTATGTATCAAATCTACTGGCAATTTCCGCTTTCACAGTTCTGCAGTGTTTTCCTCTCCGGCCTTGTTTTCGGCATGTTTTACGAGAAATTCGGATTGGAAACGGCCGTTCTCGGCCATACCCTGTTTGATTTTTTTGGGGTTTTGTTTTCAACTTAAAATACCGTCGTGTTGAGAACACGGCGGTATTTTTCGCAATCATGCGCAATTTGGTCAAATGATACTTTACGCATTTTTATTTATAACGAAAACGGCATCCCGATTTTTCAATCGAGATGCCGCTCTTATATACCCTGAAAACTGAATAAAGGTGAAGCAGGTATGGGCGAGAGATGAGCGCCCGACCGAAGTATGGTCAAGCTCTCGGCCTATTAGTACTGCCAAGCTGAACACGTTACCGTGCTTACACATGCAGCCTATCAACCTTGTAGTCTACAAGGGGCCTCTCCAGCTTACGCTGTGGGATATCTTATCTTGGAGTCGGCTTCACGCTTAGATGCTTTCAGCGTTTATCCGATCCGCACATAGTTGCCCAGCTGTGCCACTGGCGTGACAACTGGTGCGCCAGAGGTGCGTCCATCCCGGTCCTCTCGTACTAAGGACAGCTCTCCTCAAATATCCTACGCCCACGACAGATAGGGACCGAACTGTCTCACGACGTTCTGAACCCAGCTCGCGTACCACTTTAATCGGCGAACAGCCGAACCCTTGGGACCGAATTCAGCCCCAGGATGTGATGAGCCGACATCGAGGTGCCAAACCTCCCCGTCGATGTGGACTCTTGGGGGAGATCAGCCTGTTATCCCCAGGGTAGCTTTTATCCGTTGAGCGACGGCAATTCCACTCTCATACCGCCGGATCACTAACTCCAACTTTCGTTTCTGCTCGGACCGTCATCCTCGCAGTCAGGCTGGCTTTTGCGTTTACACTCTTTCGCACGGTTTCCGTCCGTGCTGAGCCAACCTTTGAGCGCCTCCGTTACCTTTTAGGAGGCGACCGCCCCAGTCAAACTGCCCGTCTAACAATGTCCCCCGACCGGTTTACGGCCGCAGGTTAGAATTTCAGCAACTTAAGGGTGGTATCCCAAGGGTGACTCCGCCGCAGCTAGCGCCGCGGTTTCCCAGTCTCCCACCTATCCTGTACATAAATTGCCGAAACCCAATATTAAACTGCAGTAAAGCTCCATGGGGTCTTTCCGTCTTGTCGCGGGTAACCGGCATCTTCACCGGTACTACAATTTCGCCGGGCGGGTAGTTGAGACAGTGCCCAGATCGTTACACCTTTCGTGCGGGTCGGAACTTACCCGACAAGGAATTTCGCTACCTTAGGACCGTTATAGTTACGGCCGCCGTTTACTGGGGCTTCAATTCGATGCTTGCACATCTCCTCTTAACCTTCCAGCACCGGGCAGGTGTCAGCCCCTATACTTCATCTTTCGATTTAGCAGAGACCTGTGTTTTTGCTAAACAGTCGCCTGGGCCTATTCTCTGCGACCACATCGCTGTGGCACCCCTTCTCCCTAAGTTACGGGGTCAATTTGCCGAGTTCCTTAACTACCCTTCTCCCGCTGGCCTTAGAATCTTCTTCCTGTCTACCTGTGTCGGTTTGCGGTACGGGCGCATCAGATATCCATACAGCTTTTCTCGCCCCACTTCAGGCATACTTCCCTACTCTAATTTCGGTCCCTTACGCCCGGGTCAACCATCGCCCGGGTTATGCCCTTCGCAGGTGTCACTGTACTTAAATCTTTCTGCGGTAACGGAATATCAACCGTTTGTGCATCGGCTACGCCTTTCGGCCTCACCTTAGCTCCCGACTTACTTGGAGCGGACGAACCTTCCTCCAAAAACCTTAGACTTTCGGCCAATATGATTCTCACATATTTCTCGCTACTCATTCCGGCATTCTCACTTCTGTACTGTCCACCAGCGCTTCCGCTCTGATTTCATCCTGTACAGAACGCTCTCCTACCATCCCTTTCGGAATCCCAAGCTTCGGTATATGATTTTAGCCCCGTTGAATTTTCGGCGCAGGGCCACTCGACCAGTGAGCTATTACGCACTCTTTTAATGAATGGCTGCTTCTGAGCCAACATCCTGGTTGTCTGAGCAACCCCACATCCTTTCCCACTTAACCATATTTTGGGACCTTAGCTGTGGGTCTGGGCTGTTTCCCTTTCGACGATGAAACTTATCTCACACCGTCTGACTCCCGCACTTAAATTATCCGGCATTCTGAGTTTGATAGGCTTCGGCAACCTTTCGGCCCCTAGTCCATTCAGTGCTTTACCTCCGGTAATTATGTGCGAGGCTAGCCCTAAAGCTATTTCGGAGAGAACCAGCTATCTCCGGGTTCGATTGGAATTTCACCGCTACCCACACCTCATCCGCTACCATTTCAACGGGAGTCGGTTCGGTCCTCCATGAGGTTTTACCCTCACTTCAACCTGGACATGGGTAGGTCACCCGGTTTCGGGTCGAATACAACTGACTTCTTGCGCCCTATTCAGACTCGGTTTCCCTACGGCTCCGGACCTTAAGTCCTTAACCTCGCCAGTTACATTCACTCGCCGGACCATTCTACAAAAGGTACCCGATCACCCTTTGACGGGCTTTCGGTGCTTGTAAGCACAAGGTTTCAGGTTCTATTTCACTCCCCTCCCGGGGTGCTTTTCACCGTTCCTTCACAGTACTCTTCTCTATCGGTCACCAGGGAGTATTTAGGCTTGGAGAGTGGTCTCCCCATCTTCCCACCGGATTCCTCGTGTCCGGCGGTACTCTGGATACAGCCCCATGTGTTCCGTCTTCGCCTACGCGGCTTTCACGCTGTCTCGCAGGCCTTCCCAGACCTTTCGGCTGACTTCCCACATTTCTTAGCTGTCCGAAACCCCGAGAACATTGCTGCCCTCGGTTTGGCCTCTTCCGCGTTCGCTCGCCACTACTTGCGGAATCTCTCTTGATTTCTTTTCCTCGCCCTACTTAGATGTTTCAGTTCAGGCGGTTCCCCCCGTATACCTATGAATTCAGTATACGGTGACTGGACATGACTCCAGCCGGATTGCTCCATTCGGAAATCTGCGGATCAATACCTACTTACGGTTCCCCGCAGCTTTTCGCAGTTTGTCGCGTCCTTCTTCGGCTCCTGGTGCCAAGGCATTCCCCTTGCGCTCTTTGTAGCTTGACCATGTGATATCGTTCGGTTCTCAAAATTGCAGTTCCCTTAAACAAGATTTCGCAAAACCTTGATTAATTGATAACAACTTTTTCTCGCTTAATATCTGCTTCGTGCTTTATTCAGTTTTCAAGGTACAGACACACAGTGTCATTCGTCGCGCTTTACTCAACCGCTTCCGCAGCCTCGCAGTCGCGCAATTGAGATACTGTATGTTATTTTGCAGGCTCAACCTGCTGGTGGGCTTAAGTGGACTCGAACCACCGACCTCACGCTTATCAGGCGTGCGCTCTAACCGGCTGAGCTATAAGCCCATATCTTCTTCCGGCCAGAGGCTATCAGTGTTTCTTAGCCACAATAGCCGTTGGTGGAGATAAACGGGATCGAACCGTTGACCTCCTGCTTGCAAAGCAGGCGCTCTCCCAGCTGAGCTATACCCCCATATAGGAGTTATTCAACTGTTTGGTCTTTTCTCGTTCTCTTTCCCTGAAGAACCTTCGCCGTCTCCGGCTTGGGGCCTTCAAAATTAAACAACGATTCAGGAATGGTCCTCCGTAATTCTGACCTTGGATTCGCAACAGATTTTCCATCTGTTCGCTCTCTCCATAGAAAGGAGGTGATCCAGCCGCACCTTCTGATACGGCTACCTTGTTACGACTTCACCCCAGTCGCCAATCCTACCTTCGGCGGCGCCCTCCTTGCGGTTAGACTACCGACTTCGGGTATTACCGGCTCCCATGGTGTGACGGGCGGTGTGTACAAGGCCCGGGAACGTATTCACCGCGGCATGATGATCCGCGATTACTAGCAATTCCGGCTTCACGCAGGCGGGTTGCAGCCTGCGATCCGAACTGGGACCATTTTTGGGGATTTGCTCCGCCTCGCGGCTTTGCTTCCCTTTGTTGATGGCCATTGTAGTACGTGTGTAGCCCAGATCATAAGGGGCATGATGATTTGACGTCGTCCCCACCTTCCTCCGTTTTGTCAACGGCAGTCTGATTAGAGTGCTCTTGCGTAGCAACTAATCACAAGGGTTGCGCTCGTTGCGGGACTTAACCCAACATCTCACGACACGAGCTGACGACAACCATGCACCACCTGTCTCAACTTTCCCCGAAGGGCACTCCCATATTTCTACAGGATTAGTTGGATGTCAAGATCTGGTAAGGTTCTTCGCGTTGCTTCGAATTAAACCACATACTCCACTGCTTGTGCGGGCCCCCGTCAATTCCTTTGAGTTTCAACCTTGCGGTCGTACTTCCCAGGTGGATTACTTATTGTGTTAACTCCGGCACGGAGAGGGTCAGACTCCCCACACCTAGTAATCATCGTTTACGGCATGGACTACCAGGGTATCTAATCCTGTTTGCTACCCATGCTTTCGTGCCTCAGCGTCAGTTAGAGCCCAGCAGACCGCCTTCGCCACTGGTGTTCTTCCCGATCTCTACGCATTTCACCGCTACACCGGGAATTCCGTCTGCCTCTACTCCACTCAAGCCCCACAGTTTCAAATGCAGTCCATCAGTTAAGCCGATGGTTTTCACACCTGACTTGCAGAGCCGCCTACGCACCCTTTACACCCAGTAAATCCGGACAACGCTCGCTC
This genomic interval carries:
- a CDS encoding methyl-accepting chemotaxis protein; protein product: MRRKRFWKSGDSATSNFTVLKDLKNQPAKEKKSLRRKKSDKTNNSKHSIGRLMAVMSFCCILITVAITAVITFTGSSIQTNSIITADTDASMAALQNNISQMTGNARKAINVLEQDSDLRSQIIAKNTDVLANTLNIQLRNVNPSVDFLTVTDAEGKVLLSTATDKTDLSVADQADIKSALTGVASKGALMEGKDVALAIRSATPISDESGTIVGMISAGYDLSRADFLNTLKKSSACDYAIFLGDTCLSTTITQNKKSCVGEKAPSEIINTVLKKDGTYSGEMALWGAEFYAEFAPLKDTDGKIVGMIFTGKPISQINADRRQFLILTVLVTIVLSALSILIFNFFSKKKIATPIRSMSEFAAQLAAGNLEADEFGVKSKDEIGLLAESLQTMAKNLRVYISDITYQLSEISKGNMTSDFKLEYIGDFAPIHDAMKTIADSMNATLKQINLSAELVNRGSSEVAAISQSLSQGVSKQVTSVQELSDAISDVSLKTEKTNSLVARVNETAAKAAESLTGSSKKTEELLAAMDEIKTSSSQIEQIISSIDSIAFQTNILALNAAVEAAHAGAAGKGFAVVADEVRNLAAKSAEASRQTAELIRSSQEKVETGFAIAEETARNARDVNESLNAIIKDIGEIHTAAEAQSASVAQISATIQQVSDVVQTNSETSEECAAASEDLSNQADLLRGEVGKFRLR
- a CDS encoding CPBP family glutamic-type intramembrane protease; its protein translation is MDILQFCAWFNLRKKVGIRTSSIFRLCFQSLFRWIFKRGWLAVIISALFFALYHLTPMNSMYQIYWQFPLSQFCSVFLSGLVFGMFYEKFGLETAVLGHTLFDFFGVLFST